A single genomic interval of Sphingobium sp. EM0848 harbors:
- a CDS encoding glycosyltransferase family 2 protein encodes MMERILSTASSIGVGTLIAIGLLCFIVVTIRNLVSTIQLLLAARIFVTRIRPASRSYDLWTRYADLALPVSVIAPCYNEELSIADSVRALLALEYPDHEVILVNDGSSDRTLEVLVREFALRPIEREQLAELQKTTIHGVYGSALYPNLILVDKQNGRKADAVNAGLGFAAAPLVCVIDADSIIEPDGLLRAAEPFMADDGSLMAVGGAIRIVNGSVVAGGHVREIRLPGKWLPRYQILEYLRAFLTARIANARLDMLMLISGAFGMFRRATLVEIGGYRHDTVGEDLEVVTRIHRRMREEKKPYRIDFVPEIVCWTDAPETWAGLRNQRARWEQGALETIVGCSPIRAMAGSVLSACR; translated from the coding sequence ATGATGGAACGCATTCTCTCCACTGCCTCCAGCATCGGCGTCGGGACGCTGATCGCCATCGGCCTGCTCTGCTTCATTGTCGTCACCATCCGCAATCTGGTCTCGACGATCCAGCTTCTGCTGGCGGCGCGTATCTTCGTCACGCGGATCAGGCCCGCGAGCCGATCCTATGACCTGTGGACCCGCTATGCCGACCTGGCCCTGCCGGTGTCGGTCATCGCGCCCTGTTATAATGAGGAACTGTCGATCGCCGACAGCGTGCGCGCGCTGCTGGCACTGGAATATCCCGATCACGAGGTGATCCTGGTCAATGACGGTTCCAGCGACCGCACGCTGGAGGTCCTGGTCCGGGAATTCGCGCTGCGTCCGATCGAACGGGAGCAACTGGCCGAATTGCAGAAGACGACGATTCACGGCGTCTATGGATCGGCGCTCTACCCCAACCTGATCCTCGTCGACAAACAGAATGGGCGCAAGGCGGATGCGGTCAATGCGGGCCTCGGCTTTGCGGCCGCGCCGCTGGTCTGCGTGATCGACGCGGATTCGATCATCGAGCCTGATGGCCTGCTGCGCGCGGCCGAACCCTTCATGGCCGACGACGGATCGTTGATGGCGGTGGGCGGGGCGATCCGCATCGTCAATGGATCGGTCGTTGCGGGGGGGCATGTGCGTGAAATCCGCCTGCCGGGCAAATGGCTGCCACGTTACCAGATACTGGAATATCTGAGGGCTTTCCTGACCGCGCGCATCGCCAATGCCCGGCTTGACATGCTGATGCTGATATCCGGCGCCTTCGGCATGTTCCGCCGGGCGACGCTGGTGGAGATCGGCGGTTATCGCCACGATACGGTGGGTGAGGATCTGGAGGTCGTGACCCGCATACACCGCCGCATGCGGGAGGAGAAAAAGCCCTATCGCATCGATTTCGTGCCGGAAATCGTCTGCTGGACCGACGCGCCGGAGACATGGGCGGGTCTGCGCAACCAGCGTGCGCGGTGGGAGCAGGGGGCGCTGGAAACCATCGTCGGATGCTCGCCAATCCGCGCTATGGCCGGATCGGTCTTGTCAGCATGCCGCTGA
- a CDS encoding ATP-binding protein, which yields MANSDSPGWMKEMLALQAAVTEAYADFQHIIDEVVARALRIIPLATGAIVEMREGDDVVYRAVSGTSIRQIGLRLRLSGSLSGACVATGETQFCHDSETDPRVDRDACRRVGVRSMMLVPLPYHGEIAGVLKVYSDQVAAFTRADLDVVRLMAGPIVTGFANAAHTDAARHFAATFEQAAVGLAHASPEGRFLLVNDRFCEIAGYDREELVGLDYRQITHPADYEMDARQARRLLLGEINDFAREKRYVRKDGGLVWINMTVSLVRDAAGAPDFFVCVVEDISARRSAEMASAAKTGFLANMSHEIRTPMNGILGFADLLLGGGLPSEQHHQVKMIADSGRAMMRLLNDILDLSKVEAGQMEIAREPFDLVHALDACLNLMRASAGQKGVDLIRDIAGDLPRMMMGDGLRMRQVVLNLLGNAVKFTSEGHIALRVRRDGADRLVIAVEDSGPGIAPDRQAAIFEKFVQADVGIAARFGGSGLGLSISAQLVTLMNGELTLESTVGQGSCFTVRLPFEEAGHVAPPVLPLPVRDSVADFTDLRVLVAEDHDVNQELVRAMLARIGCNAVIVPDGAQAIAAVLRAREEGTPYAIVLMDMQMPVMGGLDAARAIRGHGITAQELPILALSANAFGEDVHASLSAGMQAHLVKPIRMAELRQALATWLPDKGMEEDFAAVDPVTQQLNERFREKLALWSALLSRLMDDPAPEAEAVAEAQGELHKIAGTAAMFGRVSLGSAAEAAEQALRDRRGIDAIVAGRIRIVIGLCGDR from the coding sequence ATGGCTAATTCGGATTCGCCCGGCTGGATGAAGGAAATGCTGGCGCTGCAGGCCGCAGTGACGGAGGCCTATGCCGATTTCCAGCACATCATCGATGAGGTCGTGGCGCGCGCCCTGCGCATCATCCCGCTCGCGACCGGCGCCATCGTCGAGATGCGTGAGGGCGACGATGTCGTCTATCGCGCCGTGAGCGGCACCTCGATCAGGCAGATCGGCCTGCGCCTGCGCTTGAGCGGCAGCCTGTCGGGCGCGTGCGTCGCCACCGGGGAAACCCAATTCTGTCACGACAGCGAAACCGATCCGCGTGTCGACCGTGACGCCTGCCGAAGGGTCGGCGTGCGGTCGATGATGCTGGTCCCCTTGCCCTATCATGGCGAGATTGCCGGTGTGCTGAAGGTCTATTCCGATCAGGTTGCTGCCTTCACCCGTGCCGATCTGGATGTCGTCCGCCTGATGGCCGGGCCGATCGTCACCGGCTTTGCCAATGCGGCGCACACGGACGCGGCCCGGCACTTCGCCGCGACCTTCGAGCAGGCGGCCGTCGGCCTTGCCCATGCCTCGCCGGAGGGGCGTTTCCTGCTGGTCAACGACCGCTTTTGCGAGATTGCGGGTTATGACCGGGAAGAGCTGGTCGGGCTGGATTACCGTCAGATCACCCATCCCGCCGATTATGAGATGGACGCCCGGCAGGCACGCCGCCTGCTGTTGGGGGAGATCAACGATTTCGCCCGTGAAAAGCGCTATGTCCGCAAGGATGGCGGGCTGGTCTGGATCAACATGACCGTTTCGCTGGTGCGCGACGCGGCGGGCGCGCCGGATTTCTTCGTCTGCGTGGTGGAGGATATTTCCGCCCGGCGATCGGCCGAGATGGCGAGCGCCGCCAAGACCGGATTCCTGGCCAATATGAGCCATGAGATCCGCACGCCGATGAACGGGATATTGGGCTTTGCCGACCTGCTGCTGGGCGGCGGGCTGCCGTCTGAACAGCATCATCAGGTGAAGATGATCGCCGATTCCGGCCGGGCGATGATGCGCCTGTTGAACGACATATTGGACCTTTCCAAGGTTGAGGCCGGGCAGATGGAGATCGCGCGCGAACCCTTCGATCTGGTCCATGCGCTGGACGCCTGCCTCAACCTGATGCGAGCCAGCGCCGGGCAGAAGGGGGTGGATCTGATCCGCGACATTGCGGGCGACTTGCCCCGGATGATGATGGGGGACGGGCTGCGGATGCGGCAGGTGGTGCTCAACCTGTTGGGCAATGCGGTCAAGTTCACGTCCGAAGGCCATATCGCGCTACGCGTTCGCCGGGACGGCGCGGATCGGCTGGTCATCGCGGTGGAGGATAGCGGACCTGGCATCGCGCCCGACCGGCAGGCCGCCATTTTCGAGAAGTTCGTGCAGGCTGATGTCGGCATCGCCGCGCGCTTCGGCGGCAGTGGGCTGGGTTTGTCGATCAGCGCCCAGCTGGTGACGCTGATGAACGGCGAATTGACGCTGGAAAGCACCGTGGGGCAGGGAAGCTGCTTCACCGTGCGCCTGCCCTTTGAGGAAGCGGGCCATGTCGCCCCGCCAGTCCTTCCGTTGCCGGTGCGGGACAGCGTTGCCGATTTCACCGACCTGCGCGTGCTGGTGGCGGAAGATCACGACGTCAATCAGGAACTGGTCCGGGCGATGCTTGCGCGGATCGGGTGCAACGCGGTGATTGTTCCCGACGGCGCGCAGGCGATTGCCGCGGTGTTGCGCGCCCGCGAGGAGGGAACGCCCTATGCCATCGTTCTCATGGACATGCAGATGCCGGTCATGGGCGGGCTCGACGCGGCGCGGGCCATTCGCGGCCATGGCATCACGGCGCAGGAGCTGCCGATCCTGGCCTTGAGCGCCAATGCCTTTGGCGAGGATGTCCATGCTTCGCTCAGTGCAGGGATGCAGGCGCATCTGGTCAAGCCGATCCGCATGGCCGAATTGCGACAGGCGCTGGCGACATGGTTGCCGGACAAGGGGATGGAGGAAGACTTCGCCGCCGTCGATCCGGTGACGCAACAGTTGAATGAGCGTTTCCGCGAAAAACTGGCGCTTTGGTCGGCTCTCCTGTCCCGCCTGATGGACGATCCGGCGCCTGAGGCCGAGGCGGTCGCGGAGGCGCAAGGCGAATTGCACAAGATCGCGGGGACGGCAGCGATGTTTGGCCGGGTATCGCTGGGCAGCGCGGCGGAGGCGGCGGAGCAGGCGCTACGGGACAGGCGCGGGATCGACGCCATCGTCGCCGGTCGGATCAGGATAGTGATAGGATTGTGTGGAGACAGGTGA
- a CDS encoding SDR family NAD(P)-dependent oxidoreductase → MNMEEGAQPLKGKVAIVTGASRGIGSAIARRLSAEGAAVALVARTVAPGGQLAGSLEEVAAAIRTSGGTCCIIQANLANPVDRSGIVAECVATLGGLDILVNNAAWSRFVPIWEVSARHVELAMQMNLYAPLDLSQAALPHMEARGAGWILNISSATADLPPSAPWDLNDRKIQFNLHGHPTLYGTSKAALDRMTAGWAIELADRNIAANVLAPVGAVASEGALSVGGWDERDHIEPVEAMAEAAFQLCHRPANELSGRIARSLPLLEELGVHYRGLDGQAIEPMLM, encoded by the coding sequence ATGAACATGGAAGAAGGCGCACAGCCGCTGAAAGGCAAGGTTGCGATTGTCACAGGAGCGAGCCGGGGAATCGGATCCGCAATTGCCCGACGGCTTTCTGCTGAAGGGGCCGCTGTCGCGCTTGTCGCACGCACAGTTGCTCCTGGGGGCCAGTTGGCCGGTTCGCTGGAGGAAGTTGCGGCGGCGATCCGTACTTCTGGCGGCACATGCTGTATAATTCAGGCGAACCTCGCCAATCCTGTGGACCGTTCGGGTATCGTTGCCGAATGCGTCGCCACGCTGGGCGGGCTTGATATCCTGGTCAATAATGCGGCCTGGTCGCGCTTCGTGCCGATCTGGGAAGTATCGGCTCGCCATGTCGAGCTGGCGATGCAGATGAATCTCTATGCGCCGCTCGATCTGTCTCAGGCTGCGCTGCCGCATATGGAGGCACGGGGGGCAGGGTGGATACTCAACATTTCCAGCGCCACGGCGGATCTGCCTCCATCTGCACCCTGGGACCTGAATGACCGCAAGATACAATTCAATCTTCACGGGCATCCGACGCTCTATGGCACGAGCAAGGCTGCGCTGGACCGCATGACGGCAGGTTGGGCGATCGAACTGGCCGACCGGAATATTGCGGCCAATGTCTTGGCTCCAGTCGGTGCGGTCGCCAGCGAAGGCGCGCTGTCCGTTGGCGGCTGGGACGAACGCGACCATATCGAACCGGTTGAGGCAATGGCCGAAGCGGCTTTTCAGCTCTGCCATCGCCCGGCGAATGAACTTTCCGGGCGTATCGCCCGCAGCCTGCCGTTGCTGGAGGAACTGGGTGTGCATTATCGCGGGCTCGATGGTCAGGCGATTGAGCCAATGTTGATGTGA
- a CDS encoding MFS transporter produces MAYDIDGNFPLTCAEEARTGMPSEDRLPLPGLLALAMAAFITLLTEIMPAGLLSSISTGLHISESMAGQFITAFALGALLSAIPVTAMTRSVRRKPLLLTAIMGFAIVNFITAISSNVTLSLFARFVAGLFGGVVWSMLAGYAVRMAPKSMSGRAIAIAGGGATAALVFGVPLGAAFSKAVGWQGAFAIVSATAALLVGWIMFAVPDYPGDAHGKQESFLGVLSRPGIAATVMVIFVYIAGHNIIYIYIEPFLHSLGRVSQLDFVLLLFGIGSIGGLALVGTLIDRHLLLLGPLWIAFFLLADLIWISGPSANLPMYGAAIFWGISFGGFGVITQAATARLAENAVDIAQSACTTAWNTAVACGGISGGVLLNGVGPSSFPIATLALLIVAVSILILRMNRVLAVTG; encoded by the coding sequence GTGGCATACGATATCGATGGCAATTTCCCGCTGACTTGCGCTGAGGAGGCGCGGACCGGGATGCCGTCAGAGGATCGCCTCCCGCTGCCGGGCCTTCTGGCGCTCGCCATGGCCGCTTTCATTACGCTACTCACCGAGATCATGCCGGCGGGCCTTTTGTCATCCATCTCGACCGGGCTGCATATTTCGGAAAGCATGGCCGGGCAGTTCATCACGGCCTTCGCGCTGGGCGCACTGCTTTCCGCGATCCCGGTCACCGCCATGACCCGGAGCGTTCGGCGCAAGCCTTTGCTGCTGACCGCGATTATGGGCTTCGCCATCGTCAACTTCATCACGGCCATCTCCTCCAACGTCACCCTTTCCCTGTTCGCCCGGTTCGTGGCCGGACTGTTTGGGGGCGTCGTCTGGTCGATGCTGGCGGGTTACGCCGTCCGCATGGCGCCCAAGTCCATGAGCGGCCGCGCAATCGCAATCGCAGGTGGCGGAGCGACGGCTGCGCTGGTCTTCGGCGTTCCCCTGGGGGCAGCGTTCAGCAAGGCGGTGGGATGGCAGGGCGCCTTCGCCATCGTATCAGCGACGGCGGCACTATTGGTAGGCTGGATCATGTTCGCCGTGCCCGATTATCCCGGCGATGCGCATGGCAAGCAGGAATCCTTTCTCGGCGTGCTGTCCCGACCCGGCATTGCCGCCACGGTCATGGTGATCTTCGTCTATATCGCCGGTCACAATATCATCTACATCTATATCGAGCCGTTTCTGCATAGCCTTGGCCGTGTTTCCCAGCTCGATTTCGTCCTGCTGCTGTTCGGCATCGGTTCGATCGGTGGACTGGCGCTGGTCGGAACGCTGATCGATCGGCACCTGCTGTTGCTCGGACCGTTATGGATCGCCTTCTTCCTTCTTGCCGATCTCATCTGGATCTCCGGGCCAAGCGCCAACCTGCCCATGTACGGAGCGGCGATCTTCTGGGGCATATCCTTCGGCGGCTTCGGCGTCATCACTCAGGCTGCCACGGCCCGATTGGCGGAAAATGCCGTCGACATCGCGCAATCGGCCTGCACCACGGCATGGAATACGGCCGTCGCCTGCGGCGGTATCTCTGGAGGGGTCCTGCTGAATGGAGTCGGGCCATCGTCCTTCCCCATCGCCACTCTCGCCCTCCTGATCGTTGCGGTTTCGATATTAATCCTCAGGATGAACCGCGTATTGGCAGTAACAGGCTGA
- a CDS encoding formyl transferase, with the protein MARYPIGDIVAAGGIGPDIQWLGEEPEFTFLADPFGWRDDAGRLHVFAEQYDYRTRHGIIEALMFDEAMQLVERCPCLIEDWHLSYPQVFSGEGAMWMLPEAHRSGGLTLYRDHGGLRDWRPECRIELDCVPVDASILWHEGRWWLFYSPADSKLSKQAHLHVAWAESLCGPYRPHPGNPVRVDRASARPGGAPVVIGDRIMLPVQDCCTTYGGAIRPLWIDRLDEGNFATVAGEPLALPVSAGAYRAGMHTLAACGDITLFDVKRVDTSLRGLGVDIRRMLGGYAP; encoded by the coding sequence ATGGCACGCTACCCGATTGGTGACATCGTCGCCGCCGGTGGCATTGGGCCCGATATCCAGTGGCTGGGTGAGGAGCCTGAATTCACCTTTCTCGCTGATCCCTTTGGCTGGCGGGATGATGCCGGAAGGCTGCATGTCTTTGCCGAACAATATGATTATCGAACGCGGCATGGCATCATCGAAGCGCTGATGTTCGATGAGGCGATGCAGCTCGTCGAGCGCTGTCCCTGTCTGATCGAGGACTGGCATCTTTCCTATCCTCAGGTCTTTTCCGGGGAGGGCGCGATGTGGATGTTGCCGGAGGCACATCGCTCGGGCGGGCTGACGCTCTATCGGGATCATGGCGGTTTACGCGACTGGCGGCCGGAATGCCGGATCGAACTGGATTGCGTGCCGGTGGATGCCAGCATCCTGTGGCATGAGGGGCGGTGGTGGCTTTTCTATTCGCCTGCCGATAGCAAATTGTCCAAACAGGCGCATCTGCATGTCGCCTGGGCTGAAAGCCTTTGTGGTCCGTACAGGCCGCATCCGGGCAATCCCGTGCGGGTGGATCGGGCTTCGGCGCGGCCCGGCGGCGCGCCGGTCGTCATCGGGGACAGGATCATGTTGCCGGTACAGGATTGCTGCACGACCTATGGCGGGGCTATCCGGCCGCTCTGGATCGATCGGCTGGACGAAGGGAATTTCGCGACCGTGGCAGGGGAGCCGCTGGCTTTGCCGGTTTCAGCGGGCGCGTATCGCGCGGGGATGCACACATTGGCCGCATGCGGGGACATCACGCTGTTCGACGTGAAGCGGGTCGACACGTCGTTGCGTGGGCTGGGGGTCGATATCAGGCGGATGCTTGGCGGATACGCTCCATGA
- a CDS encoding glycosyltransferase family 4 protein produces MRIAYVINSVEGGGASQPVPAITRILREAGAEVRVFALTPRDRRGLPAMVDAGLDPLVREGGLTDHLAAAHWLQRSITDWGATHIWTSLSRATILGLILGPRLGLPVISWQHAAYLKPWNRRLMRLLQKRAMLWIGDSRLVTTLTAQRLAVPQDRLVCWPIFAADAALPQAHAWQPGTPLRIGSLGRLHPVKGYDVLIAALARLRAKGFAPPVPFDIRIAGDGAERTRLEELGRQAGLDNLHFTGFEPAPHQFLSTLHLYLQPSRSEGFCIAAHEALTAGLPVIASAVGELPYSIRQQVTGLTVPAADIDALADALARLLSAPKRLAQMGQAARADMLERFSWDRFAATGTAIMERIRQASA; encoded by the coding sequence ATGCGGATCGCCTATGTCATCAACTCGGTGGAGGGCGGCGGCGCGTCCCAGCCCGTTCCCGCCATCACCCGCATTCTGCGCGAAGCCGGTGCCGAAGTCCGTGTCTTCGCCCTCACCCCCCGCGACCGCCGGGGCCTGCCGGCGATGGTCGACGCGGGCCTCGATCCACTGGTGCGCGAAGGCGGCCTCACCGACCATCTCGCCGCTGCCCACTGGCTGCAACGCTCCATCACAGACTGGGGCGCCACCCATATCTGGACCTCGCTCAGCCGCGCGACCATCCTTGGCCTGATCCTCGGACCCCGGCTGGGCCTTCCCGTCATAAGCTGGCAACATGCCGCCTATCTGAAGCCATGGAACCGCCGCCTGATGCGGCTGCTCCAGAAACGGGCGATGCTATGGATCGGCGATTCCCGCTTGGTGACGACCCTCACGGCCCAGCGCCTTGCCGTGCCGCAGGACCGCCTTGTCTGCTGGCCGATCTTCGCCGCCGACGCCGCCCTGCCGCAGGCCCACGCATGGCAGCCGGGCACGCCCCTCCGCATCGGCAGCCTGGGACGGCTGCACCCGGTCAAGGGCTATGACGTGCTGATCGCCGCCCTCGCCCGGCTGAGGGCCAAAGGCTTCGCGCCCCCCGTTCCGTTCGACATCCGCATAGCCGGTGACGGCGCGGAACGCACCCGTCTGGAAGAACTCGGGCGCCAGGCAGGACTCGACAACCTACACTTTACCGGCTTCGAGCCCGCGCCCCACCAATTCCTCTCGACCCTGCACCTCTATCTTCAGCCTTCCCGGTCCGAAGGCTTCTGCATCGCTGCGCATGAAGCGTTGACCGCGGGCCTTCCGGTTATTGCATCGGCCGTGGGCGAACTGCCCTATTCCATCCGTCAGCAGGTCACCGGGCTGACAGTGCCTGCCGCCGACATCGACGCACTGGCCGATGCCCTCGCCAGGCTTCTATCCGCCCCGAAAAGACTTGCGCAAATGGGACAGGCCGCCCGCGCCGATATGCTGGAGCGCTTCTCCTGGGACCGCTTCGCGGCCACCGGGACGGCAATCATGGAGCGTATCCGCCAAGCATCCGCCTGA
- a CDS encoding lipopolysaccharide biosynthesis protein yields the protein MTQNEGTAGRIFKGLGLVLGGKAGAGLISLVYLVIAARALGPRDYGILVLVHGYVTAVCGIVEFPAWQAIVRYGAEAGEEDAPHRLARLLRFGTAVELTGGAVAILVTMALAPFVGPRLGWPPETVAFAIPYSFAVLGSVRSAPAGYLQLIGRFDLIGLHNMVQPIVRLIGASLAWLMGWGLKGFLAAWLIAALAEFAVLWGMGLWFAHRRLGGILRRPQPGSASMDNPGIWRFLVASNADVTLSELAGRVAPLIVGWVLGPAMAGLFAVAQRATVIIAQPAQILGNTAYAELARMVAAGEGGAPLRRTLRRVIGIALAAAAPVTIVAALFPTPIVTLLAGPAFKAAGSVMVVLIAARMIAVVGPPCSSALSAMGYPALSMSANLFASLIFLPLLPWLLNHAGLMGAGVQAICQALLASALLAGLVWRCSLAR from the coding sequence ATGACGCAGAACGAAGGAACGGCCGGACGTATATTCAAGGGACTGGGACTGGTGCTTGGCGGGAAGGCCGGGGCCGGGTTGATCAGTCTTGTCTATCTTGTCATCGCGGCGCGGGCGCTGGGTCCGCGGGATTATGGCATATTGGTGCTGGTCCACGGCTATGTCACGGCGGTCTGCGGCATCGTCGAATTCCCGGCGTGGCAGGCGATCGTCCGCTACGGCGCCGAAGCCGGGGAAGAGGACGCGCCGCACCGGCTCGCCCGCCTGCTGCGTTTCGGTACTGCGGTCGAACTGACCGGGGGCGCGGTGGCAATCCTCGTGACCATGGCCCTCGCCCCTTTCGTGGGACCACGCCTGGGCTGGCCGCCCGAAACGGTGGCCTTCGCCATTCCCTACAGCTTCGCGGTGCTGGGATCGGTACGGTCGGCGCCGGCGGGCTATCTGCAACTGATCGGCCGTTTCGACCTGATCGGCCTGCATAATATGGTCCAGCCGATCGTGCGGCTGATCGGCGCGTCGCTGGCATGGCTGATGGGCTGGGGATTGAAAGGCTTCCTCGCCGCCTGGCTGATCGCCGCGCTGGCGGAGTTCGCCGTCCTCTGGGGCATGGGTCTTTGGTTCGCGCACCGTCGCCTCGGCGGGATACTACGCCGCCCCCAGCCCGGCAGCGCAAGCATGGATAATCCCGGTATCTGGCGCTTTCTGGTCGCCAGCAATGCCGATGTCACCCTGAGCGAACTGGCAGGCCGGGTCGCGCCGCTGATCGTCGGCTGGGTGCTGGGACCGGCCATGGCGGGGCTGTTCGCCGTCGCTCAGCGCGCCACCGTCATCATCGCCCAGCCCGCGCAGATCCTGGGCAACACCGCCTATGCCGAACTCGCCCGCATGGTCGCGGCGGGCGAAGGCGGTGCGCCGCTGCGCCGCACGCTGCGCAGGGTAATCGGCATCGCGCTTGCCGCCGCGGCCCCGGTCACGATCGTCGCCGCGCTGTTCCCGACACCGATCGTCACGTTGCTGGCGGGCCCTGCCTTCAAGGCGGCCGGCAGCGTCATGGTCGTGCTGATCGCCGCGCGCATGATCGCGGTCGTCGGGCCGCCTTGCAGTTCCGCCCTGTCCGCCATGGGCTATCCCGCCCTGTCGATGAGCGCCAACCTCTTCGCCAGCCTGATCTTCCTGCCGCTCCTGCCCTGGCTGCTGAACCATGCGGGCCTGATGGGCGCGGGCGTGCAGGCCATATGTCAGGCCCTGCTGGCCAGCGCCCTGCTCGCGGGCCTCGTCTGGCGATGCAGCCTGGCCCGATGA
- a CDS encoding glycosyltransferase family 2 protein, whose translation MTALLTIVLPFFNEQGWIGPTIDSLVAQSDPRFRLLLVDNGSTDEGHAEAAAHAAPLGDRASLIACPKPGKIHAMASGLSRTETPLVAICDADTYYPADYVKRIVALFDQRHDAAAVMAIDLYAPPLSPESIRRAAFIMRKSRRFPSKCHAGGYAQAFRTQALRAAGGFDAERWPYVLEDHEIVHRVMRHGPVLYHPDHVCFPSNRRASRASVSWTRAERLLYRYMPRRALDWYFYRFLSRRLAARNSMGIALRTKDWSASAS comes from the coding sequence ATGACGGCGCTGCTGACGATCGTCCTGCCCTTTTTCAACGAACAGGGGTGGATCGGTCCCACGATCGACAGCCTCGTCGCCCAGAGCGACCCACGATTCCGCCTGCTGCTGGTCGACAATGGATCGACCGATGAAGGCCATGCCGAAGCAGCGGCCCATGCCGCTCCGCTGGGCGATCGCGCGTCCCTGATCGCATGCCCGAAACCTGGCAAGATCCATGCCATGGCGTCGGGCCTTTCCCGGACCGAAACGCCGCTGGTCGCGATCTGCGATGCCGACACCTATTACCCAGCGGACTATGTGAAACGGATCGTCGCCCTGTTCGACCAGCGCCACGATGCGGCAGCGGTCATGGCCATAGACCTTTATGCGCCACCGCTTTCACCCGAATCCATCCGACGCGCCGCCTTCATCATGCGCAAGAGCCGGCGCTTTCCCAGCAAATGCCATGCCGGGGGCTATGCCCAGGCCTTCCGCACGCAAGCGCTACGGGCCGCCGGCGGTTTCGACGCGGAACGCTGGCCCTATGTGCTGGAGGATCATGAAATCGTCCACCGGGTGATGCGCCATGGTCCCGTCCTCTATCATCCCGACCATGTCTGTTTCCCGTCCAACCGCCGCGCCAGCCGCGCATCGGTCAGCTGGACGCGGGCGGAACGTCTGCTCTACCGTTATATGCCGCGACGGGCGTTGGACTGGTATTTCTACCGCTTTCTGAGCCGGAGACTGGCGGCCCGCAACAGCATGGGCATTGCCCTGCGCACAAAAGACTGGTCTGCATCTGCTTCATGA
- a CDS encoding lmo0937 family membrane protein — protein MRTLFLILLVIWVLGAFIVPVGGSLIHLLLVLALIVLIYQLVAGRRVP, from the coding sequence TTGCGGACCCTGTTTCTTATTCTTCTGGTCATCTGGGTGCTTGGAGCCTTTATCGTGCCTGTTGGCGGCAGTCTCATTCACCTGTTGCTTGTTCTGGCCCTGATCGTTCTGATCTACCAGTTGGTCGCGGGTCGCCGCGTCCCGTAG